The following proteins are encoded in a genomic region of Streptomyces collinus Tu 365:
- a CDS encoding non-ribosomal peptide synthetase — protein sequence MNEPAKSGRVPGRLLLPALFTAQAGRTPDAPALVRADGSAVRYAELAELAGRIAARLRAAGVRPGDFVGVCLRRGPELVAAFLGVWQAGGAYVPLDPQHPAARLEAVLEDTAHPVVLTERATEDRLPGTARHRITVESVDREGPYEEVGFAADGDRLAYVLHTSGSTGRPKGVLVPHGGIANRVRWLAHRHGLDAGDRMLLKTTVGFDAAGLELFAPLISGGAVVLAPEGAERDPAALLRTAADRGVTVLQGVPSLYRRLVEEPGWERAGGLRLLFSAGEPLHAELCRALAERAPGAEIWNTYGPTEASVDITEHRWNPAQDTGAVPIGRPIGNMRVVVLDAAGRPAPVGVPGELHAGGVGLALGYLGRPGQSAERFVPDPHRPGERLYRTGDRVRWRADGTLEYLGRLDHQVKVNGVRIEPGEVEAALAAHPWVRAAVAAAVPDGSGGYRLVAWVQSRGEALRPQELRAFLRGALPDPLVPTAYVPVTEFPLTPNGKIDRSALPDPADACADTAHVPVRTPAERAVAEEWARLTGTPADEIGALHDFFQLGGSSLMLNKLAAGLSQAAGRTIPATALLTATTVEQQADLLGARAAATAPPADEPVGPVPRDPRGLPLSPGQQGMWLLDRLRPGSAEWNAPVFLTLPAVYTDATLRGALTALAERHEILRTRYALRGAEPVQITDLPAEWELRTARADTAAELNALVAEEFALPFDLAYGPVRRALAVRGRGTLTLVLSIHHIACDGWTSVVLERDLGALAEAVHTGTDARLPELPVQYADHAAHRRRRLTDAFVATELEYWKRKLAGLVPVELPADRPRPATRDAAGAAHVFTVPAPLAERAAALGRSCGATLQQTLLTAFAALVARFTGSWDVPVGVPVAGRSGAEVTDVAGYFLNTLVLRCDAGPGTPFRDALVRVRDTAREAFAHQELPFDRLVEELDDTRDPARTPLYQVMFDVHEEGRTGTAVGAADADAFRGAWRTARTDLTLVLQRQADGSLLGLAEYATSLFDTATVERLTACWVRLLESVTDDPARRLEEADILPAALRADLVASGLGRPEPGTGTGAGAPEDTTVHAAIAAVARRAPDDTALVCGDETWSYARLERRAGQFAARLRGLGAGPGAVVAVQLGRGPDLLAAFLGVWKAGAAYVPLDPAAPVERSTHVLADSGALALVTDDAGAERLSGRFSGAVLTTGFAEDPAGTAPAPQAHDDPDRLAYVMYTSGSTGRPKGVAVAHRSLLAMLRASQAHLDFGQGPDDAWLALAQVTFDISCTELFMPLVAGGRVVLARESEQRDHAAQLRLMDLHEVSHLQVAPPHWQMLIDAGLGHRPVVGQTGGEPCPPVLARDLSRRLMRFINEYGLTETTIAATRWDADDTAGAVPVGHPYPHVTARVLDERLRPVPYGVTGELCVGGSGLAVGYHGRPGQTAAAFVPDPYGAPGARLYRTGDRARMRPDGTLEFAGRADGQVKIRGRRVETGEVQAVLTEHPAVGQAFVTVHTGGSEAALVGYFTPAEGTGGPAESELLDHCAVRLPDYMLPALLVRLERLPLTRHNKVDTAALPVPDLAAALADEPYTAPEGPVEEALAEIWAEELYGPGATRRVGARQGFFRIGGNSVKAARVIARILEEFDVELPLRAVFERPTVQGLATAVEDAVRAEIESLTEAELAHAHREYQP from the coding sequence GTGAACGAGCCTGCGAAGTCGGGACGCGTCCCCGGCCGTCTGCTGCTCCCCGCGCTGTTCACGGCCCAGGCCGGGCGCACCCCCGACGCGCCCGCCCTGGTGCGCGCCGACGGCAGCGCCGTCCGTTACGCCGAGCTGGCCGAGCTGGCCGGGCGCATCGCCGCCCGGCTGCGCGCGGCTGGGGTGCGGCCCGGCGACTTCGTCGGGGTGTGCCTGCGGCGCGGGCCCGAGCTGGTCGCCGCGTTCCTCGGGGTGTGGCAGGCGGGCGGCGCCTATGTGCCGCTGGACCCGCAGCACCCGGCGGCCCGGCTCGAAGCCGTGCTGGAGGACACCGCGCACCCCGTGGTGCTCACCGAGCGGGCCACCGAGGACCGGCTGCCCGGCACCGCCCGGCACCGCATCACCGTGGAGTCCGTGGACCGCGAAGGGCCGTACGAGGAGGTCGGGTTCGCCGCCGACGGCGACCGCCTCGCCTACGTCCTGCACACCTCCGGCTCCACCGGCCGCCCCAAGGGCGTCCTGGTGCCGCACGGCGGCATCGCCAACCGGGTGCGCTGGCTGGCCCACCGCCACGGTCTGGACGCCGGCGACCGCATGCTGCTCAAGACCACGGTCGGCTTCGACGCGGCCGGACTCGAACTGTTCGCCCCGCTGATCTCGGGCGGCGCGGTCGTGCTGGCCCCCGAGGGCGCCGAGCGCGACCCGGCGGCCCTGCTGCGCACCGCGGCCGACCGGGGAGTGACGGTTCTGCAGGGCGTGCCCTCGCTGTACCGGCGGCTCGTCGAGGAACCGGGCTGGGAGCGGGCCGGCGGCCTGCGCCTGCTGTTCAGCGCGGGCGAGCCGCTGCACGCCGAACTGTGCCGGGCGCTCGCCGAGCGCGCCCCCGGCGCCGAGATCTGGAACACCTACGGGCCCACCGAGGCGTCCGTCGACATCACCGAGCACCGCTGGAACCCCGCCCAGGACACCGGCGCGGTGCCGATCGGGCGCCCCATCGGCAACATGCGGGTGGTCGTGCTGGACGCGGCGGGCCGCCCCGCCCCGGTCGGCGTCCCCGGCGAACTGCACGCCGGCGGTGTCGGGCTCGCCCTCGGCTACCTGGGCCGCCCCGGCCAGAGCGCCGAGCGCTTCGTGCCCGACCCGCACCGCCCCGGCGAACGCCTCTACCGCACCGGCGACCGGGTGCGCTGGCGGGCCGACGGCACCCTGGAGTACCTCGGCCGCCTCGACCACCAGGTCAAGGTCAACGGCGTGCGCATCGAGCCCGGCGAGGTCGAGGCCGCGCTCGCCGCCCACCCCTGGGTACGGGCCGCCGTCGCCGCCGCCGTACCGGACGGCAGCGGCGGGTACCGCCTCGTCGCCTGGGTGCAGTCCCGCGGCGAGGCGCTGCGCCCGCAGGAACTGCGCGCCTTCCTGCGCGGCGCGCTGCCCGACCCGCTGGTGCCGACCGCCTACGTCCCGGTCACCGAGTTCCCGCTGACCCCCAACGGCAAGATCGACCGGTCCGCGCTGCCCGACCCCGCCGACGCCTGCGCCGACACCGCGCACGTGCCCGTGCGCACCCCCGCCGAGCGCGCGGTGGCCGAGGAGTGGGCGCGGCTGACCGGCACCCCGGCCGACGAGATCGGCGCCCTGCACGACTTCTTCCAGCTCGGTGGCTCCTCGCTGATGCTCAACAAGCTCGCCGCCGGCCTGTCCCAGGCCGCGGGCCGCACCATCCCGGCGACCGCCCTGCTCACCGCCACCACCGTGGAGCAGCAGGCCGACCTGCTCGGCGCACGCGCCGCGGCCACCGCACCGCCCGCCGACGAGCCCGTGGGCCCGGTGCCGCGGGACCCGCGCGGACTGCCCCTGTCCCCGGGCCAGCAGGGCATGTGGCTGCTGGACCGGCTGCGCCCGGGCAGCGCCGAGTGGAACGCGCCGGTCTTCCTCACGCTGCCCGCCGTCTACACCGACGCCACCCTGCGCGGCGCCCTGACCGCGCTCGCCGAGCGGCACGAGATCCTGCGCACCCGCTACGCCCTGCGGGGCGCCGAGCCGGTGCAGATCACCGACCTGCCCGCCGAGTGGGAGCTGCGCACCGCGCGCGCCGACACCGCCGCGGAGCTGAACGCCCTGGTCGCCGAGGAGTTCGCGCTCCCCTTCGACCTGGCGTACGGGCCGGTGCGCCGGGCCCTCGCGGTCCGTGGGCGCGGCACCCTCACCCTCGTCCTGAGCATCCACCACATCGCCTGCGACGGCTGGACCTCCGTCGTCCTCGAACGCGACCTCGGAGCGCTCGCCGAGGCCGTCCACACCGGCACCGACGCCCGGCTGCCCGAGCTGCCCGTGCAGTACGCCGACCACGCCGCGCACCGGCGCCGCCGGCTCACCGACGCGTTCGTGGCGACCGAACTGGAGTACTGGAAGCGCAAGCTGGCCGGCCTCGTGCCGGTCGAGCTGCCCGCCGACCGGCCCCGCCCCGCCACCCGCGACGCGGCCGGTGCCGCCCACGTGTTCACGGTGCCCGCCCCGCTCGCCGAGCGGGCCGCCGCCCTCGGCCGCAGCTGCGGGGCCACCCTGCAGCAGACGCTGCTCACCGCCTTCGCCGCGCTGGTCGCCCGGTTCACCGGAAGCTGGGACGTCCCGGTCGGGGTGCCCGTCGCCGGCCGCTCCGGCGCCGAGGTCACGGACGTGGCGGGCTACTTCCTCAACACGCTGGTGCTGCGCTGCGACGCGGGCCCCGGCACGCCGTTCCGGGACGCGCTGGTCCGGGTCCGGGACACCGCCCGCGAGGCGTTCGCCCACCAGGAACTGCCCTTCGACCGGCTCGTGGAGGAGCTGGACGACACCCGCGACCCGGCCCGCACCCCGCTGTACCAGGTGATGTTCGACGTGCACGAGGAGGGCCGCACCGGCACCGCGGTCGGCGCCGCCGACGCGGACGCCTTCCGCGGCGCCTGGCGCACCGCCCGCACCGACCTCACCCTGGTGCTCCAGCGCCAGGCCGACGGCTCCCTGCTCGGCCTCGCCGAGTACGCCACCTCGCTGTTCGACACGGCCACCGTCGAGCGCCTGACCGCCTGCTGGGTCCGGCTGCTGGAGTCGGTCACCGACGACCCGGCCCGGCGCCTGGAAGAGGCCGACATCCTGCCCGCGGCGCTGCGCGCCGACCTGGTGGCCAGCGGCCTGGGCAGGCCGGAACCCGGCACCGGCACGGGCGCCGGCGCCCCCGAGGACACGACCGTGCACGCCGCGATCGCGGCCGTCGCCCGCCGCGCACCCGACGACACCGCCCTGGTCTGCGGCGACGAGACCTGGAGCTACGCCCGCCTGGAGCGCCGCGCCGGGCAGTTCGCCGCCCGGCTGCGCGGCCTCGGCGCCGGCCCCGGCGCGGTCGTCGCCGTCCAGCTCGGCCGCGGCCCCGACCTGCTCGCCGCGTTCCTGGGCGTCTGGAAGGCGGGCGCCGCCTACGTGCCCCTGGACCCGGCCGCGCCCGTCGAGCGCAGCACCCATGTGCTGGCCGACTCCGGCGCGCTGGCCCTGGTCACCGACGACGCGGGCGCCGAGCGCCTCTCCGGCCGGTTCTCCGGCGCCGTGCTCACCACCGGCTTCGCCGAGGACCCGGCCGGGACCGCGCCCGCGCCGCAGGCGCACGACGACCCCGACCGCCTCGCCTACGTGATGTACACCTCGGGCTCCACCGGCCGCCCCAAGGGCGTCGCGGTCGCCCACCGCTCGCTGCTCGCCATGCTGCGCGCCTCCCAGGCCCACCTCGACTTCGGGCAGGGGCCGGACGACGCCTGGCTGGCGCTCGCGCAGGTCACCTTCGACATCTCCTGCACCGAGCTGTTCATGCCGCTGGTGGCCGGCGGCCGGGTCGTGCTGGCCCGGGAGAGCGAGCAGCGGGACCACGCCGCGCAGCTGCGGCTGATGGACCTGCACGAGGTCAGCCACCTCCAGGTGGCCCCGCCGCACTGGCAGATGCTCATCGACGCGGGCCTCGGCCACCGCCCGGTGGTCGGCCAGACCGGCGGCGAGCCCTGCCCGCCGGTGCTCGCCCGCGACCTGTCCCGCCGCCTGATGCGGTTCATCAACGAGTACGGGCTCACCGAGACCACCATCGCCGCGACCCGCTGGGACGCCGACGACACGGCCGGCGCGGTACCGGTCGGCCACCCCTACCCGCACGTCACCGCACGCGTCCTCGACGAGCGGCTGCGGCCCGTGCCGTACGGCGTCACCGGCGAGCTGTGCGTCGGCGGCAGCGGGCTCGCCGTCGGCTACCACGGCAGGCCCGGCCAGACCGCCGCCGCGTTCGTGCCCGACCCGTACGGCGCCCCGGGCGCCCGGCTCTACCGCACCGGCGACCGGGCCCGGATGCGGCCCGACGGCACCCTGGAGTTCGCCGGCCGAGCCGACGGCCAGGTCAAGATCCGCGGCCGCCGGGTGGAGACCGGCGAGGTGCAGGCGGTGCTCACCGAGCACCCCGCGGTCGGCCAGGCCTTCGTCACCGTCCACACCGGCGGCTCCGAGGCAGCGCTGGTCGGCTACTTCACCCCCGCCGAGGGCACCGGCGGCCCCGCCGAGAGCGAGCTGCTCGACCACTGCGCCGTACGGCTGCCCGACTACATGCTGCCCGCGCTGCTGGTCCGCCTCGAACGGCTGCCGCTCACCCGCCACAACAAGGTCGACACCGCCGCGCTGCCCGTGCCGGACCTGGCCGCCGCCCTCGCCGACGAGCCCTACACCGCGCCCGAGGGCCCGGTGGAGGAGGCGCTGGCCGAGATCTGGGCCGAGGAGCTGTACGGGCCCGGCGCCACCCGCCGGGTCGGCGCCCGCCAGGGCTTCTTCCGGATCGGCGGCAACTCCGTGAAGGCGGCCCGGGTGATCGCCCGGATCCTGGAGGAGTTCGACGTGGAGCTGCCGCTGCGGGCCGTGTTCGAGCGGCCCACCGTGCAGGGCCTCGCCACCGCCGTCGAGGACGCCGTACGTGCCGAGATCGAATCGCTCACCGAGGCCGAACTGGCCCACGCCCACCGGGAGTACCAGCCGTGA